TACAAAAATAGGTAAAACAATATCTGGTTTCAATATTTTCTGAACTATGAACAACTATTCATCGCGATTGCTTGAAGATGCAGTGAATGAATTAACGCGGCTGCCCGGCATTGGGAAGCGCACCGCTCTGAGACTTGCACTGCATATTCTTCGTCAGGATGAGCTTTATGCAGGGACTTTGGGGAATGCTATCATCAAGCTCAGGACCAGCATCAGGTATTGTGTTCGTTGTCATAATATTTCCGATGAAGAGGTGTGCGACATTTGTTCGGATCAGAAACGCGATCCTTCGGTTTTATGCGTGGTAGAAGACATCAGGGATGTGATGGCTATTGAAAATACCGGTCAATTCAGGGGGCTTTATCATGTGCTGGGAGGTATCATTTCGCCCATGGATGGCATTGGGCCCAGTGATTTGAACATTGATTCCCTTATCAGAAGGGCAGAAACTGAATCCATAGCCGAACTAATCATGGCCCTGCCTGCCACCACTGAAGGTGACACTACCAATTATTATCTGTTTAAGAAGCTGAAAGACAAAGTGAAAACCATTTCAGCCATTTCGCGCGGAGTAGCCATTGGCGATGATCTCGAATTTGCGGATGAAATCACGCTGGGCAAGTCGATCATCAACAGGGTACTTTATGAAAAGCTGTTTGACTAAACTTGCTTCAGATACAATCCATTTTTCCGGCTGCTTGTTTAGTATGCACACATGGGCGTAACCTTATTCTCTGAAAGTTAAAAAACCAGGATATGAAAATCAGACTGCATAAATCGCATGAACGGGGTTTTGCTGATTACGGCTGGTTAAAAGCCAGATACAGCTTTAGTTTTGCAGAGTATTTTGACCCTTTGCGCGAACGATTCGGCGTTTTGCGCGTATTGAACGACGATATCATAGCTGGTGGTGGAGGATTCAACACACATCCGCACAACAACATGGAAATCATTACCATACCTTTGTCGGGCGCGCTTGAGCACCGCGACAGTATGGGACACACGATGGTGATTAAAGAAAACGACGTGCAATATATGTCGGCTGGTTCGGGTGTGGAGCATGCTGAGTTAAACCATTCGGCCACCGAGCCCATCAACCTGCTGCAGATATGGCTGTTTCCACAAAGCCGTAATACGCAACCCAGATATGAACAGATAAGTTTACAACGTGCCGACCGGCATAATAAAATTCAAACCATCGTATCACCTGAAGGTGGCGACCAAATCATAACTATCCATCAGCAGGCCTGGCTTAGCCTGCTCGATTCTGACGAGTCGAAATCTTATACGTATGAACCTCACCATGCAGAGAATGGCATCTTTTTATTTGTCATAGAAGGTGAGATAGAAACAGGCCTCCATCTGCTGCAAGAGCGCGACTCAGCTGAAATTACCGGTGCTGATGTCCTGAAATTTACCAGTAAGCAAAAAAGCAGGCTCCTTATTATTGAGGTTCCTCAGGACTGATAAACCTGAGCCTCGGATCATTTTTGATTTCTTCCAGCAACGGGTCTTCAACAAAATCAAAAATACTCATCTGGTTGGGGCCAATATAATTTTCAGGAAGCTTATGACTGCCATATCCGTTGTTGGCCAGATAAAGCATAATGGCTTTCTTATACATATTGATAGGAGATGTGTGATGTTTCACACAAAAAGCATCGACCCGCTTTTTTTGCTGAGTAGTCAGTTTAAAACTAACCTGCTTGAATTTTCTAACTTTTCTGCGCTTACGTTTAGCGGCCATAGACAGATACTCAAAGTTTGCACGAATATAAACAGAAAAGTAAAGCCAACTTTCCTGAAAATATAAGAAATCGGGAAAATCATGGCCAGGTGCAAAACTTAGCCTCTGATCACCTCTTTAATATCGTCAATTATCTTCCTTGCCAGCACGTCGGCTTTTACCATCGAATCGCTTTCTGAATAAATACGGATGATGGGTTCAGTATTTGACTTTCGCAGGTGAACCCACTCATGGCCAAATTCAATTTTTACTCCATCCTCGGTATTAACCGGCTGTTTTTTGTATTTAGCAGTAATACTTTCCAGAATTTTATCCACATCCATTTCAGCCGAAAGCTGAATTTTATTTTTGGAGATAAAATATTCGGGGAAAGTGCTTCTCAAAGCTGAGGTTCGTTTGCCCGACTGTGCCAGATGGGTAAGAAAAAGGGCAATTCCCACCAGGGCATCACGGCCATAATGCAGCTGCGGAAGAATAACGCCTCCATTGCCTTCGCCGCCAATGATGGCATCAACTTCCTTCATTTTTTCAACCACATTAACTTCGCCAACAGCAGAAGCATAGTGACGGCCGCCATGCTTTTCGGTTACATCGCGCAAAGCACGGGTTGATGACATATTGGAAACTGTATTACCGGGCGTGGCCGATAAAACATAATCTGATACGGCAACCAGTGTATACTCTTCGCCAAACATCTCGCCATCTTCACAAATAATGGCCAAACGGTCAACATCAGGATCCACAACAAAACCAACATGTGCTTTGCTTTTTACAACAAGTTTGGAGATTTCCTGCAGGTTTTCGGGTAAAGGTTCGGGGTTGTGCGGAAAAAGACCATTGGGTTCACAATACAGCTCATCAATCAATTCAACACCCAGCGACCTGAGAAGCAAAGGAATGGCAATTCCACCGGTTGAATTAACGCAATCAATAGCCACTCTGAAACGTGCCATTTTGATGGCAAAGGAATTTACCTGAGGTAAAGCAAGAATCTTTTCAATGTGCTTTCTTATCTGACTGTCATCCTGGGTAATGGTTCCCAGCTTATCAACCGGAGCATAGGTATAATTGCCGCTGGCAGCAACATTCAGCAACTGTTCGCCAAGTTCAGCACTGATAAACTCACCATCTCTGTTGAGCAGTTTCAGCGCATTCCATTGCCATGGATTATGGCTGGCTGTTAAAATAATACCTCCATCGGCTTCAAGATCGATGACTGCCATTTCAACGGTGGGTGTAGTTGACAATCCAATATCTACCACATCCACTCCCATTCCCGACAAAGTGCCGCAAACCAGGCTATTTACCATAGGTCCCGACACCCGCGCATCGCGGCCTACAACTACTTTCAGCCTTTTTTCACCATTGTTGCCCAGCAAGTGAGCATAAGCTGATGTATATTTTACGATATCAAGCGGACTGAGCCCTTCTCCGGGATGACCACCTATTGTACCTCTGATCCCTGATATACTTTTGATTAAAGTCATATTGCACGTTATAAAACAGGGAGCAAAGGTAGCCTAAAATATGAAGTAAATCCAAGTACCAAACTCATTTTTTCGTTCCTCAAAAATCAATTTCTCATTTACATATCATTATTTATCAATGATTTATGACATCATCCAGAAATTAACTTTCAATTATTTATTAACAACAGATTGTCTATAACTTTGACACCCTGCATGACTTTTGAGGTAAAAAATACATTAATATTACAAGAGTGGTCAATCGGACAATTACACATTACATTTTTTGTTTCAGTCCTGTTGATGATAAAAATGCGTAAATTTGCAGCCGGTTAATGCCCGGTGTATTGACCAAAATCTTACAACAATGAACGATTTTTTTGAACACGAAGATGATGATTCCCTGAGCGACTTGCTGGAGCGGTTTGATACCATGCTCTCGGAAGACGCCCATTATTTCTTCGATGTAGAAGAATACGAAGATCTGATTGACCATTACCTGAGTATCAACGACCTG
This Lentimicrobiaceae bacterium DNA region includes the following protein-coding sequences:
- a CDS encoding pirin family protein, which gives rise to MKIRLHKSHERGFADYGWLKARYSFSFAEYFDPLRERFGVLRVLNDDIIAGGGGFNTHPHNNMEIITIPLSGALEHRDSMGHTMVIKENDVQYMSAGSGVEHAELNHSATEPINLLQIWLFPQSRNTQPRYEQISLQRADRHNKIQTIVSPEGGDQIITIHQQAWLSLLDSDESKSYTYEPHHAENGIFLFVIEGEIETGLHLLQERDSAEITGADVLKFTSKQKSRLLIIEVPQD
- the glmM gene encoding phosphoglucosamine mutase, whose product is MTLIKSISGIRGTIGGHPGEGLSPLDIVKYTSAYAHLLGNNGEKRLKVVVGRDARVSGPMVNSLVCGTLSGMGVDVVDIGLSTTPTVEMAVIDLEADGGIILTASHNPWQWNALKLLNRDGEFISAELGEQLLNVAASGNYTYAPVDKLGTITQDDSQIRKHIEKILALPQVNSFAIKMARFRVAIDCVNSTGGIAIPLLLRSLGVELIDELYCEPNGLFPHNPEPLPENLQEISKLVVKSKAHVGFVVDPDVDRLAIICEDGEMFGEEYTLVAVSDYVLSATPGNTVSNMSSTRALRDVTEKHGGRHYASAVGEVNVVEKMKEVDAIIGGEGNGGVILPQLHYGRDALVGIALFLTHLAQSGKRTSALRSTFPEYFISKNKIQLSAEMDVDKILESITAKYKKQPVNTEDGVKIEFGHEWVHLRKSNTEPIIRIYSESDSMVKADVLARKIIDDIKEVIRG
- the recR gene encoding recombination protein RecR; amino-acid sequence: MNNYSSRLLEDAVNELTRLPGIGKRTALRLALHILRQDELYAGTLGNAIIKLRTSIRYCVRCHNISDEEVCDICSDQKRDPSVLCVVEDIRDVMAIENTGQFRGLYHVLGGIISPMDGIGPSDLNIDSLIRRAETESIAELIMALPATTEGDTTNYYLFKKLKDKVKTISAISRGVAIGDDLEFADEITLGKSIINRVLYEKLFD